In a single window of the Bradyrhizobium sp. ORS 285 genome:
- a CDS encoding MFS transporter, which yields MSNRHHASKIVGDDPADGLPASQRPWAIAAIFTALSMASLDVAIANIALPSISNDLHVSPAEVVWVVNIYQIALVATLLPLGALGEIVGHQRIYLGGLLLFTLASVGCALAWSLPTLVIARALQGLGASGIMSVNTALVRYVYPGKMLGRGLGHNALVVGISFTFGPTIASAILSLGSWPWLFAINLPFGLIAIAIGMKMLPKTPRAEHAFDFLGAGLAAVCLGLFITGIGSAAHGATPAMVVAELVGALVLGITLTRRQADHPAPMLPIDLFRRGVFALSAATAVCSFSVQGLGFVSLPFYFEDVLQRSQVETGFFMTPWPLAVTIMAPIAGRLSDRFPAGLLGGIGLVMLGTGMALLAMLPENPSIPNIVWRMLICGIGFGFFQAPNMKAIMSSAPPHRSGGASGIVATARLTGQTTGAALAALCFSLAGRDGATLALALGAGFAALGSVMSFLRLAVAPPRG from the coding sequence ATGTCCAACCGCCACCATGCCTCGAAGATTGTCGGCGACGACCCGGCCGATGGCCTGCCGGCCAGCCAGCGGCCCTGGGCGATCGCGGCGATCTTCACGGCGCTGTCGATGGCCTCGCTCGACGTCGCCATCGCCAACATCGCGCTGCCGTCGATCTCCAATGATCTGCACGTGTCCCCGGCCGAGGTGGTCTGGGTCGTCAACATCTATCAGATTGCGCTGGTCGCGACCTTGTTGCCGCTCGGCGCCCTCGGCGAGATCGTCGGCCACCAGCGCATCTATCTCGGCGGCCTCCTGCTGTTCACGCTGGCCTCGGTCGGCTGCGCGCTGGCGTGGTCGCTGCCGACATTGGTGATCGCCCGTGCGCTGCAGGGGCTCGGCGCGAGCGGCATCATGAGCGTCAACACGGCGCTGGTGCGCTACGTCTATCCCGGCAAGATGCTGGGGCGCGGCCTCGGCCACAACGCGCTGGTGGTCGGCATCTCCTTCACCTTCGGTCCCACGATCGCCTCGGCCATTCTCTCGCTCGGCTCCTGGCCGTGGCTGTTCGCAATCAACCTGCCGTTCGGCCTGATCGCGATCGCGATCGGCATGAAGATGCTGCCGAAGACGCCGCGCGCCGAGCACGCCTTCGACTTCCTCGGCGCCGGCCTCGCCGCTGTTTGCCTCGGCCTCTTCATCACCGGCATCGGCAGCGCCGCGCATGGCGCGACGCCTGCGATGGTGGTGGCGGAACTCGTTGGGGCGCTCGTGCTCGGCATCACCCTGACGCGACGCCAGGCCGATCATCCCGCGCCGATGCTGCCGATCGACCTATTCCGCCGCGGCGTGTTCGCGCTGTCGGCGGCCACGGCGGTGTGCTCCTTCTCGGTGCAGGGCCTCGGCTTCGTCTCGCTGCCGTTCTACTTCGAGGACGTTCTGCAGCGCTCGCAGGTCGAGACGGGCTTCTTCATGACCCCGTGGCCGCTCGCGGTGACGATCATGGCGCCGATTGCGGGCCGGCTGTCAGACCGCTTTCCCGCCGGCCTGCTCGGCGGCATCGGCCTCGTCATGCTCGGAACCGGCATGGCGCTGCTCGCGATGCTGCCGGAGAACCCGAGCATCCCGAACATCGTCTGGCGCATGCTGATCTGCGGCATCGGCTTCGGCTTCTTCCAGGCGCCGAACATGAAGGCCATCATGTCAAGCGCCCCGCCCCACCGCAGCGGCGGCGCCAGCGGCATCGTCGCCACGGCCCGTCTGACCGGCCAGACCACCGGTGCGGCGCTCGCCGCATTGTGCTTCAGCCTGGCCGGGCGCGACGGCGCAACGCTCGCCTTGGCGCTCGGCGCGGGCTTCGCGGCGCTCGGCAGCGTGATGAGTTTCCTGCGGCTGGCGGTGGCACCGCCCCGCGGCTGA
- a CDS encoding glycerophosphodiester phosphodiesterase family protein, whose amino-acid sequence MRRGLRYTLFVVVALAATIFFNNTNLLAPAFPGKPVLLAHRGIAQQFETEGLTNQTCTASRILPPKHHYLENTIASMRASFEAGADVVEFDVHPTTDAQFAVFHDWTLDCRTNGHGVTREQSMAYLKTLDIGYGYTADGGATFPFRGTGIGAMPSLDDVLRTFPKQSFLINVKSDDPAEGEKLAAVLRGLTTERRALLMAYGGDKPIAALHAAVPGVKTASRRSLKACLLRYIAYGWTGATPQACGSMAVFVPINVAPWLWGWPNRFLGRMASVGSVVFVVGPYRGGDFSTGLDTAEDLAGLPTGYAGGLLTNEIEAVAGRLDRANEHARSQMRPDVTRRPSDR is encoded by the coding sequence GTGCGGCGAGGTTTGCGTTACACACTGTTTGTCGTGGTGGCGCTGGCCGCTACCATCTTTTTCAACAACACGAACCTGCTTGCACCGGCATTCCCCGGCAAGCCCGTTCTTCTCGCGCATCGCGGTATCGCGCAGCAGTTTGAGACCGAGGGCCTCACGAACCAGACCTGCACCGCATCCCGCATACTGCCGCCGAAGCATCACTATCTCGAGAACACGATCGCATCCATGCGTGCGAGCTTCGAAGCAGGGGCGGACGTCGTGGAGTTCGATGTACATCCGACGACGGACGCGCAATTTGCGGTCTTCCACGACTGGACGCTCGACTGCCGCACCAATGGTCATGGCGTGACTCGCGAGCAATCGATGGCGTATCTGAAGACGCTCGATATCGGCTATGGCTACACCGCCGACGGCGGAGCCACATTTCCGTTCCGGGGCACCGGAATAGGGGCGATGCCCTCGCTTGATGACGTTCTTCGAACGTTTCCGAAACAATCGTTCCTCATCAACGTGAAGAGCGACGATCCCGCAGAGGGAGAGAAGCTTGCGGCCGTCCTAAGAGGCCTAACAACCGAGCGGAGGGCGTTGCTGATGGCGTATGGCGGCGACAAACCAATCGCTGCCCTGCATGCTGCGGTTCCAGGAGTCAAAACGGCGTCGCGAAGGTCCCTGAAGGCATGTCTTCTTCGCTACATTGCATATGGCTGGACCGGCGCGACGCCGCAGGCCTGCGGGTCCATGGCGGTTTTTGTGCCCATCAATGTCGCGCCGTGGCTCTGGGGCTGGCCCAATCGCTTCCTTGGACGGATGGCTTCAGTTGGAAGCGTGGTTTTTGTCGTCGGCCCTTACCGCGGTGGCGACTTCTCAACTGGGCTCGACACCGCTGAAGATCTCGCCGGCCTTCCAACCGGCTATGCCGGTGGGCTGCTGACGAACGAGATCGAGGCTGTAGCCGGCCGCTTAGACCGCGCAAATGAGCACGCTCGGTCGCAGATGAGGCCGGACGTCACCCGCCGTCCATCTGACCGTTAG
- a CDS encoding (2Fe-2S)-binding protein, whose product MANLTINGKSYSLDVEPDTPLLWAIRENAGLTGTKYGCGIAQCGACTVHLDGTAVRSCGVTVSEAQGKQITTIEGLAADNGLHKVQQAWLENDVPQCGYCQSGMIMAVAALLKDNPKPSDQDINDAITNICRCGTFAQVREAIHAAANA is encoded by the coding sequence ATGGCAAACCTCACGATTAACGGAAAATCCTATTCGCTCGATGTCGAGCCGGACACCCCGCTGCTGTGGGCGATCCGCGAGAATGCCGGACTGACCGGCACCAAATATGGCTGCGGCATTGCACAATGCGGCGCCTGCACGGTGCATCTCGACGGCACCGCCGTTCGCTCCTGCGGCGTCACCGTCTCGGAAGCCCAGGGCAAGCAGATCACCACCATCGAAGGCCTCGCGGCGGACAACGGCCTGCACAAGGTGCAGCAGGCCTGGCTCGAGAACGATGTTCCGCAATGCGGCTATTGCCAGAGCGGAATGATCATGGCCGTGGCCGCGCTGCTCAAGGACAATCCGAAGCCGAGCGACCAGGACATCAACGACGCCATCACCAACATCTGCCGCTGTGGAACCTTCGCGCAGGTGCGCGAGGCGATCCACGCCGCGGCGAACGCCTGA
- a CDS encoding CBS domain-containing protein, with the protein MVVEALRQMRDNRVRSVLVVDDGALVGIITQGDCAIKVLLPGLDAKETPVAQVMTANPVTVRPDHGLDSCMAMMSQRGFRHLPVLNADKVVGVISIGDVVKNIIRDLEHNVDDLMGYIMKDGPGG; encoded by the coding sequence ATGGTCGTCGAAGCCTTGCGCCAGATGCGCGACAACAGGGTCCGCTCGGTGCTGGTCGTCGACGACGGTGCGCTGGTCGGCATCATCACCCAGGGCGACTGCGCCATCAAGGTGCTGCTGCCTGGGCTCGACGCGAAGGAGACGCCGGTTGCCCAAGTGATGACGGCCAACCCGGTGACGGTCAGGCCGGACCACGGGCTGGACAGTTGCATGGCGATGATGTCCCAGCGCGGCTTTCGCCATCTGCCGGTGCTGAACGCGGACAAGGTCGTCGGCGTGATCTCGATCGGCGACGTCGTCAAGAACATCATCCGGGATTTGGAGCACAACGTCGACGACCTGATGGGGTACATCATGAAAGACGGCCCCGGGGGGTGA
- a CDS encoding molybdopterin cofactor-binding domain-containing protein, translating to MNQHVTPRLNRRSFVIGTAAIGGGLALGLDLPFGGPQVVRAADGSPEVNAWVVIRPDDTVVIRIARSEMGQGSLTGLAQLVAEELACDWSKVTTEYPTPGQNVARKRVWGDFSTGGSRGIRSSQDYVRKGGAAARMMLIQAAADEWKVPVAECTAANSVITHKASGKTTTYGKVAEAAAKLSPPADVKLKDPKDWTLIGKGVKRLDTADKVTGAMVYGADLKLPNMLNAAIKDCPVTGGKLKSYDEAKIAAMKGVKKVVAVDGTAVAVVADTWWHAKTALDALPIVWDEGPNAKVSSESIGKWLAEGLDSGPAFVGNENGDAKAALASAVKKVEAIYNYPYQNHATMEPMNATALYTPERCEVWCGTQNGEAAFAAVLEASGLPADKCEVHKLILGGGFGRRGQTDYVRQAVQIAKAMPGTPVKLLWSREEDMTHGRYHPITQCKLTGGFDADNNLTALHMRISGQSILFSLRPDALVNGKDPATFQGLAPSGEATIGYSVPNLLIEHSMRNPHINPGFWRGVNVNQNAIYLECFMDELANAVGQDPLEFRRKLMAKNPKHLAVLNAVAEKIGWGTPAPEGVYRGLAQLHGYGSYVAGAAEISVIDGTKIKVHRIVASTDPGYVVNPAQVERQIAGSFVYGLSALFYGGCTVKDGRIEQTNFDTYNSMRIAEMPKVESIMIPSGGFWGGVGEPTIGVAAPAVLNAFFAATGKRIRSVPLRDQNITFA from the coding sequence ATGAACCAGCACGTGACGCCGCGCCTCAACCGCCGCTCCTTCGTCATCGGCACCGCCGCGATCGGCGGCGGCCTCGCGCTCGGCCTCGACCTTCCGTTCGGCGGCCCGCAGGTGGTGCGCGCCGCGGATGGCTCGCCGGAGGTCAATGCCTGGGTCGTGATCCGTCCCGACGACACTGTGGTGATCCGCATCGCGCGCTCCGAAATGGGTCAGGGCTCGCTGACCGGTCTCGCCCAGCTCGTCGCGGAAGAGCTCGCCTGCGACTGGAGCAAGGTGACGACCGAATATCCGACACCCGGCCAGAACGTCGCGCGCAAGCGGGTGTGGGGCGATTTCTCCACCGGCGGCAGCCGCGGCATCCGCTCGTCGCAGGACTATGTTCGCAAGGGCGGCGCGGCCGCGCGCATGATGCTGATCCAGGCCGCGGCCGATGAGTGGAAGGTGCCGGTCGCCGAATGCACGGCCGCCAACAGCGTCATCACCCACAAGGCGTCGGGCAAGACCACGACCTACGGCAAGGTCGCGGAAGCCGCGGCAAAGCTTTCACCGCCCGCCGACGTCAAGCTGAAGGATCCGAAGGACTGGACCCTGATCGGCAAGGGCGTGAAGCGCTTGGACACCGCCGACAAGGTCACCGGCGCGATGGTCTACGGCGCCGACCTCAAGCTGCCGAACATGCTCAACGCCGCGATCAAGGATTGCCCGGTCACCGGCGGCAAGCTCAAGAGCTATGACGAGGCCAAGATCGCCGCCATGAAGGGCGTCAAGAAGGTGGTCGCGGTCGACGGCACCGCGGTCGCCGTCGTGGCCGATACCTGGTGGCACGCGAAGACGGCGCTCGATGCGCTGCCGATCGTGTGGGACGAAGGCCCGAACGCGAAGGTCTCGTCGGAGTCGATCGGCAAATGGCTCGCCGAAGGCCTGGACTCCGGGCCGGCTTTCGTCGGCAACGAGAACGGTGACGCCAAGGCTGCGCTGGCGAGCGCGGTGAAGAAGGTCGAGGCTATCTACAACTATCCCTATCAGAACCACGCCACGATGGAGCCGATGAACGCCACCGCGCTCTATACGCCCGAGCGCTGCGAGGTGTGGTGCGGCACGCAGAACGGCGAGGCGGCGTTCGCCGCGGTGCTCGAAGCCTCAGGACTTCCCGCCGACAAATGCGAGGTGCACAAGCTGATCCTCGGCGGCGGTTTTGGCCGGCGCGGCCAGACGGACTACGTCCGCCAGGCCGTGCAGATCGCCAAGGCGATGCCGGGCACGCCGGTCAAGCTGCTGTGGTCGCGCGAGGAGGACATGACGCATGGCCGCTATCATCCGATCACGCAGTGCAAGCTGACCGGCGGCTTCGACGCCGACAACAATCTGACCGCGCTACATATGCGCATCTCCGGCCAGTCGATCCTGTTCAGCCTGCGTCCCGATGCGCTGGTCAACGGCAAGGATCCCGCGACCTTCCAGGGGCTCGCGCCCTCGGGCGAGGCGACGATCGGCTACTCCGTGCCGAACCTCTTGATCGAACATTCGATGCGCAACCCGCACATCAATCCGGGCTTCTGGCGCGGCGTCAACGTGAACCAGAACGCGATCTATCTCGAATGCTTCATGGACGAGCTCGCCAACGCCGTCGGCCAGGACCCGCTGGAGTTCCGCCGTAAGCTGATGGCCAAGAACCCGAAGCATCTCGCGGTGCTCAATGCGGTCGCCGAGAAGATCGGCTGGGGCACGCCGGCGCCGGAGGGCGTCTATCGCGGCCTTGCTCAGTTGCACGGCTATGGCAGCTATGTCGCCGGCGCGGCCGAGATCTCGGTGATCGACGGCACCAAAATCAAGGTCCATCGCATCGTCGCCTCGACCGATCCGGGCTATGTCGTCAACCCGGCGCAGGTCGAACGGCAGATCGCGGGCTCGTTCGTCTATGGCCTGTCGGCGCTGTTCTATGGCGGCTGCACCGTGAAGGACGGGCGCATCGAGCAGACTAATTTCGATACGTACAACTCGATGCGCATCGCCGAGATGCCGAAGGTGGAATCGATCATGATCCCGAGCGGCGGCTTCTGGGGCGGTGTCGGCGAGCCGACCATCGGTGTCGCCGCGCCAGCCGTGCTGAATGCGTTCTTTGCCGCCACCGGCAAACGCATCCGCTCGGTGCCGCTGCGCGACCAGAACATCACCTTCGCATGA